A window of Ptychodera flava strain L36383 chromosome 1, AS_Pfla_20210202, whole genome shotgun sequence contains these coding sequences:
- the LOC139133480 gene encoding tolloid-like protein 2: MNNIVDAATSKELAVGEIITVHDVEGVVRLPVEVKLKPYCDKEECSGCGSPSILTDATGSIFSTNFLTGDEQYYPESYCMWTIIAPVGRYIHLNFHSFDVPGRTYGDQIKCTSYLAFYNGSEVNDDQRLAQFCGSQIPLLSSTSNELTVVFSTSRSGDGRGFNATYYTTGCMLSECGHDTYLNSECGYINTLGYPNPYPPQSKCSWNIQVEDGDVIHMEFFDFDVGDSDTICSSDFVRVSEANRSTTFCGHDNPGYFISATSQLHIEFQSGQAGVRGYTGFMAKYSAVPYQHNECENDWAQFGKYCYRFSQEETGLTWNQAEGKCRQVGANLVSILNREESNFIIYSLSRVWLHGDSKTYIGLSDEVQSGKYRWTDGIQ; encoded by the exons ATGAACAATATCGTGGACGCGGCGACATCTAAAGAACTAGCCGTCGGTGAAATAATTACAGTTCATGATGTTGAAGGCGTGGTTCGACTGCCCGTAGAAGTTAAGCTCAAACCAT ATTGCGACAAGGAAGAATGTTCGGGCTGTGGATCTCCTAGTATTCTAACGGACGCCACTGGATCCATATTCAGTACCAACTTCCTGACGGGAGATGAGCAATACTACCCCGAGAGTTACTGCATGTGGACCATTATTGCACCAGTCGGTCGATATATCCACCTGAACTTTCACTCCTTCGACGTGCCCGGACGCACGTACGGTGACCAGATAAAATGTACCAGTTACCTAGCATTTTACAACGGCTCAGAAGTGAACGATGATCAACGGCTTGCTCAATTTTGTGGGTCTCAGATACCACTTCTTTCATCTACCTCCAACGAGTTGACTGTAGTGTTTTCAACTAGTAGATCGGGTGATGGAAGAGGGTTCAATGCAACCTACTACACGACAG GCTGTATGCTGTCAGAGTGTGGACACGACACATATCTCAATTCAGAGTGTGGATACATAAATACTCTTGGCTATCCAAATCCGTATCCTCCTCAGTCAAAATGCAGTTGGAATATCCAGGTGGAGGACGGTGACGTCATTCACATGGAATTCTTTGATTTCGATGTCGGTGACTCGGATACCATCTGTAGCAGTGATTTTGTACGAGTTTCCGAGGCCAACAGATCCACAACATTCTGCGGACATGATAACCCTGGATATTTTATATCGGCCACTTCACAACTGCACATAGAATTCCAAAGCGGGCAAGCTGGAGTACGGGGTTATACAGGCTTTATGGCCAAGTACTCGGCTGTTCCTTATCAAC ACAACGAGTGTGAAAACGATTGGGCTCAGTTTGGAAAATACTGCTACAGGTTCAGTCAGGAGGAGACTGGACTGACATGGAACCAAGCCGAAGGTAAATGTCGCCAAGTTGGCGCCAATCTGGTCAGCATTCTGAACCGCGAAGAGTCGAACTTTATTATCTATTCACTGTCAAGGGTTTGGTTACATGGCGACAGCAAAACTTACATAG GTTTGTCAGACGAAGTCCAAAGTGGTAAATATAGATGGACAGATGGAATCCAATGA
- the LOC139133487 gene encoding very low-density lipoprotein receptor-like, translated as MDASDWTVGLMDCEEDIALEMCMTQASVTTHTCGVQAFECASHECIHPVYVCDGNSDCTNGSDEIGCNMAVACPTNTFQCENGKCVSMTFYCDFIDHCGDNSDEENCVFANCTVDQFKCDNNQCVDKSKYCDLMEDCYDGSDEKYCDVCKGFQCYYVDCIPEHAQCDGELDCAGCKREDETDCDYGGTVSSSSEDVEMPILSCSVEEFRCLNGPCVDRKWMCIYDFDQYGYQRGCRDVTHLRNCELFNCRDDMFKCPDAYCIPLHRRCDGIFDCPRGSDEENCGVYQCPGHIVVMESKTVYRYLRNVMVSNSVGTEMMSCYVVLSALGLYLSWICY; from the exons ATGGATGCATCTGATTGGACAGTTGGATTAATGGATTGTGAGGAGGACATTGCTTTAGAGATGTGTATGACACAGGCATCAG TGACGACACACACGTGCGGCGTCCAGGCGTTTGAATGTGCAAGCCATGAGTGCATTCATCCTGTTTATGTATGCGATGGAAACTCTGATTGTACCAATGGCTCTGATGAGATcggatgca ATATGGCGGTAGCTTGCCCAACGAATACCTTCCaatgtgaaaatggaaaatgtgtGTCGATGACGTTTTACTGTGATTTCATCGACCACTGTGGCGACAACAGTGATGAAGAAAATTGTG TGTTTGCAAACTGCACAGTGGATCAGTTCAAATGTGACAACAACCAATGTGTGGATAAGTCAAAGTATTGCGATCTTATGGAGGACTGTTACGATGGATCTGATGAAAAGTATTGCG ATGTGTGTAAGGGATTCCAATGTTACTACGTTGACTGTATACCCGAACATGCGCAGTGCGACGGAGAGTTAGACTGCGCAGGCTGCAAACGGGAGGACGAAACGGATTGTGACTACGGTGGTACTGTCTCTAGCTCATCGGAAGACGTTGAAATGCCAATTCTGAGTTGTAGTGTTGAAGAATTCAGATGTCTTAATGGTCCATGCGTGGACCGCAAGTGGATGTGTATCTACGATTTTGATCAGTATGGGTATCAAAGGGGATGCCGTGACGTCACTCATCTCAGGAATTGTG AACTTTTTAATTGTCGTGATGATATGTTTAAGTGTCCTGATGCCTACTGTATACCGCTCCATAGGCGATGTGATGGTATTTTTGACTGTCCACGGGGCTCTGATGAAGAGAACTGCG GAGTTTACCAGTGCCCAGGACATATCGTTGTCATGGAGAGCAAAACTGTATACCGGTATCTCAGAAATGTGATGGTGTCAAACAGTGTCGGCACGGAGATGATGAGCTGCTATGTG GTCTTATCTGCCCTCGGATTGTACTTGTCATGGATCTGTTATTGA
- the LOC139143605 gene encoding uncharacterized protein KIAA1958-like, with amino-acid sequence MADNTVADDHDGEMIEWLMSLGADKLDELLGPVPEDSVPDEVDDFIRAHQKESTVKSTERDVRRCTEWLAQNCSETRRLESIEPTKLNELLSKFFISIRKMDGTEYEPSTLTNMKCSLERYLRSKNYSASLNDCVFHKLNQAIRAKQVDLKGQGKGRKELRSEEISAEEEETMWQAGVLGINNPQSANFTMFFLFGKHFGMRGRNEHRQLKFGDIVTGRDTEGTEYLEFHERCTKTRDGTTTTAREFAPKCLPRQEILSEIP; translated from the coding sequence ATGGCTGACAACACTGTAGCAGACGATCACGACGGTGAAATGATAGAGTGGCTAATGTCACTTGGAGCTGATAAACTCGACGAACTTTTGGGACCAGTGCCCGAAGATAGTGTGCCCGATGAAGTTGACGATTTTATACGAGCCCATCAGAAGGAGAGTACGGTTAAGTCTACGGAACGTGATGTCCGTAGATGTACCGAATGGTTGGCGCAAAATTGCAGTGAAACACGTCGGCTGGAGAGCATTGAACCGACCAAGCTAAATGAATTACTTAGTAAGTTTTTCATTTCGATAAGAAAGATGGATGGCACTGAATATGAACCCTCGACCCTGACCAACATGAAGTGCAGCCTAGAGCGATACCTTCGTAGTAAGAATTACTCAGCAAGTTTGAACGACTGTGTATTTCATAAACTGAACCAAGCGATAAGAGCGAAACAGGTTGATTTGAAAGGCCAAGGTAAAGGAAGAAAGGAGCTGAGGTCGGAAGAAATTTCGGCAGAAGAGGAAGAAACTATGTGGCAGGCCGGAGTACTGGGAATTAATAATCCACAGAGCGCGAATTTCACCATGTTCTTTTTATTCGGGAAACACTTTGGAATGAGAGGTAGAAACGAGCATCGGCAACTAAAGTTTGGTGACATCGTGACCGGCCGCGATACCGAAGGCACTGAATATCTAGAGTTTCACGAGAGATGTACAAAAACAAGAGATGGAACTACAACAACTGCACGAGAATTCGCCCCAAAATGTTTGCCACGCCAGGAAATCCTAAGCGAGATCCCGTAG